A single genomic interval of Rhododendron vialii isolate Sample 1 chromosome 3a, ASM3025357v1 harbors:
- the LOC131319394 gene encoding receptor-like protein kinase HERK 1 codes for MGVYVGVLLIWVLSTTCLINVSLGFDPVDNYLIDCGSLANTHVGDRVFVADVFNSSILSTPQNIYLTTKSNSISSTFDLALYQTARIFNGTSQYTFSIKKQGFHWIRLYFFPFVDGNYNLSMAKFSVSAQSFTLLSDFQPRNDPVVKEFSLNVTSDDLVLTFTPSQNSFAFLNSLEIVSIPDGLFPVGARTIDPPVKYQTFLTEAMETVARVNMGNHSVSPQNDTLWRLWVSDEPYLGHVNLVTFVSNMRAVNYSTKWPTRDVAPPSVYGTATRLNSQQDPLTRVNVTWSFSVDPNFQYMVRFHFCDIVSVSPEQLFFNVYINSWLVALNLDLSNLTSNILGTPYCMDVVTTSSEGQVLSVSIEPSTLVAPYADGILNGLEIMKLGDSKGSFAVRDFKVNSKKKAWVIVGISIGVSFVAFFSALFLFVVCRRRRRSSVVGHSADDHIVNNAGGNCQTLENKHASGIAIISCSKNGYRFPFVAIQEATDNFSESLVIGFGGFGKVYKGVLSDGTKVAVKRGISQSRQGLAEFKTEIEMLSQFRHRHLVSLIGYCHEKNEMIIIYEYMENGALKNHLYGSDLPSLSWKQRLGICIGSARGLHYLHTGSTKPIIHRDVKTANILLDENLMAKVADFGISKAISEIDKTHVSTAVKGSFGYLDPEYLKSQQLTEKSDVYSFGVVLFEVLCGRPVINPSLAREMVNLTEWAMEWEKRGELKKVIDPCLKGDIKPDSLLKFGETAVKCLAEHGVNRPNMGDVLWNLECALQLQGNDERPNLNGDSDPLPDNVCHFETSISSSQFSVGSAHSLADVSMSRLFSQMVKAEDK; via the coding sequence atgGGTGTGTATGTGGGTGTTTTGCTTATCTGGGTATTGTCCACCACCTGTTTGATCAATGTCTCCTTAGGATTTGATCCCGTGGATAACTATCTGATCGACTGTGGATCGCTCGCAAATACACATGTGGGTGATCGAGTCTTCGTAGCTGATGTTTTCAATTCCAGTATTCTTTCGACTCCACAAAATATATATCTCACTACAAAATCCAATTCCATTTCATCCACCTTTGATTTAGCTTTATATCAAACTGCAAGAATTTTTAACGGAACTTCCCAATACACCTTTTCGATTAAGAAGCAAGGGTTCCACTGGATTCGGCTTTATTTCTTCCCTTTTGTTGATGGAAATTATAATCTAAGCATGGCCAAGTTCTCTGTTTCAGCCCAAAGTTTCACCCTCCTCAGCGATTTCCAACCACGGAATGATCCTGTAGTTAAAGAGTTCTCATTGAATGTAACTTCTGATGATCTTGTTCTAACTTTTACTCCTTCTCAAAATTCATTTGCTTTCTTAAATTCGTTGGAAATCGTTTCCATCCCCGATGGACTCTTTCCCGTTGGTGCTAGAACCATTGATCCTCCCGTCAAATACCAAACTTTCTTGACAGAAGCAATGGAGACTGTTGCCAGGGTGAACATGGGTAACCATTCAGTTTCCCCACAAAATGATACGTTATGGCGACTTTGGGTTTCCGATGAACCTTATCTGGGTCATGTCAATCTTGTCACTTTTGTATCGAATATGAGAGCTGTTAATTACTCGACAAAATGGCCTACTAGGGATGTTGCTCCTCCTTCTGTCTATGGCACCGCCACAAGGCTTAACTCACAACAGGATCCTCTTACTAGGGTCAATGTGACCTGGTCCTTTTCTGTTGATCCCAATTTTCAGTACATGGTTCGGTTTCATTTCTGTGATATAGTGAGTGTTTCCCCAGAGCAGCTCTTTTTCAATGTTTATATCAACTCTTGGCTTGTTGCTTTGAATCTTGATCTTAGTAATCTAACATCGAACATCTTGGGTACCCCAtattgtatggatgttgtcACAACGTCAAGCGAAGGTCAAGTCTTGAGTGTGAGTATTGAACCTTCAACTCTGGTTGCTCCTTATGCAGATGGTATTCTCAATGGTCTTGAGATTATGAAACTTGGCGATTCTAAGGGAAGTTTCGCGGTGAGGGACTTTAAAGTGAACTCCAAGAAGAAAGCTTGGGTGATTGTAGGAATTTCTATTGGGGTGtcatttgttgcttttttttcggctttgtttttgtttgtcgtctgcagaagaagaagaagatcgtcAGTTGTGGGCCATTCAGCAGACGACCATATCGTGAACAATGCAGGTGGGAATTGTCAAACCCTGGAAAATAAACATGCCAGCGGAATTGCGATTATTTCCTGTTCAAAAAATGGGTATCGGTTCCCTTTTGTGGCAATTCAAGAGGCCACTGATAATTTCAGTGAAAGTTTGGTGATTGggtttggtggttttgggaAGGTCTACAAGGGGGTTTTGTCGGATGGAACTAAGGTGGCAGTGAAGAGGGGAATATCTCAATCTAGACAAGGTCTTGCAGAATTTAAAACTGAAATTGAAATGTTGTCCCAGTTCCGCCACCGCCATTTGGTATCATTGATAGGCTACTGCCAtgagaaaaatgagatgatCATAATTTATGAGTACATGGAAAATGGGGCTCTCAAAAACCATCTTTATGGATCAGATCTTCCTAGCTTGAGTTGGAAACAAAGGCTTGGAATTTGCATTGGTTCAGCCAGAGGACTTCATTATCTTCACACGGGGTCCACAAAGCCAATTATTCATCGCGACGTCAAGACTGCAAATATACTTCTAGATGAGAATCTCATGGCTAAAGTTGCTGATTTTGGGATTTCAAAAGCCATTTCTGAGATTGACAAGACACATGTTAGTACGGCTGTGAAAGGAAGTTTTGGGTATCTTGATCCGGAGTATTTGAAAAGCCAACAACTAACTGAAAAATCAGATGTGTACTCTTTTGgggttgttttgtttgaagttcTTTGTGGGAGGCCTGTCATCAATCCATCGCTTGCTAGGGAAATGGTGAATTTGACTGAATGGGCAATGGAGTGGGAAAAGAGAGGGGAATTGAAGAAAGTAATAGATCCTTGTCTCAAAGGGGACATTAAACCGGATTCTTTGTTGAAGTTTGGGGAAACTGCTGTGAAATGCTTGGCTGAACATGGGGTTAATCGGCCTAACATGGGAGATGTGCTGTGGAATTTGGAATGTGCACTTCAACTTCAGGGAAATGATGAGAGACCTAATTTGAATGGTGATAGTGATCCATTACCTGACAACGTCTGTCACTTTGAGACTAGCATTTCTTCCTCACAATTCAGTGTGGGCAGCGCCCACAGTCTTGCTGATGTTTCAATGAGTAGACTGTTTTCCCAAATGGTTAAAGCCGAAGACAAGTAG